The Pan troglodytes isolate AG18354 chromosome 7, NHGRI_mPanTro3-v2.0_pri, whole genome shotgun sequence genome has a window encoding:
- the LOC134810760 gene encoding putative exonuclease GOR yields the protein MLRATAPCWFPPGYPEAKKVAEEAALEARSRQLGAEQSQAGAPEGSKMLRATAPCWFPPGYPEAKKVAEEAALEARSRQLGAEQSQAGAPEGSKTLRATAPCWFPPGYPEAKKVAEEAALEAPEFPLPSHQPAQSFGLRVPQMHNQASAFVDIQAEPQNRGPAVPPACLKMVTEASYFPAQRGSACCLPAAPRLTERPSGVRISAPRKRKTIAHASSPCLVTGCTDAKRTRVASSSQRSSGSKVGRQPGKTRNRSGMACKTTTTISSKRIVRRPSLPSLKKPIILRRSGCQVPTVLRRGYLQLFTEECLKFCASKQEAVEKALNEEKVAYDCSPNKNRYLNVVLNTLKRLKGLTPSSMPGLSRAALYSRLQEFLLSQDQLKENGYPFPHPERPGGAVLFTGQGKGPGDSSCRVCCRCGTEYLVSSSGRCVRDQLCYYHWGRVRWSQVAGGRVSQYTCCAAAPGSVGCQVAKQHVRDGRKDSLDGFVETFKKELSRDAYPGIYALDCEMCYTTHGLELTRVTVVDADMRVVYDTFVKPDNEIVDYNTRFSGVTEADVAKTSITLPQVQAILLSFFSAQTILIGHSLESDLLALKLIHSTVLDTAVLFPHYLGFPYKRSLRNLAADYLGQIIQDSQDGHNSSEDANACLQLVMWKVRQRAQIQPRHRSASPAALA from the coding sequence atgttgcgagccacagctccctgctggttcccacctggatacccagaagctaagaaggtggccgaggaggcggccctggaggcaagaagccgccagttgggagcggagcagagccaggccggtgctcccgaaggcagcaagatgttgcgagccacagctccctgctggttcccacctggatacccagaagctaagaaggtggccgaggaggcggccctggaggcaagaagccgccagttgggagcggagcagagccaggccggtgctcccgaaggcagcaagacgttgcgagccacagctccctgctggttcccacctggatacccagaagctaagaaggtggccgaggaggcggccctcgaggctccagaattccccctgccctctcatcagcctgcccagagcttcgggctccgggtgccccagatgcacaaccaggcctccgcatttgtggacatccaggcggagccccagaacaggggtccggcggtgcccccagcgtgtctcaagatggtgacggaggcgtcctacttccctgcgcagaggggatcggcctgctgcttgccagccgccccaaggctgacagagaggccctcgggagtccgcatctcagcccccaggaagaggaagacgatcgcccacgcttccagcccttgcttggtcacaggttgcacagatgccaagagaacccgggtggccagcagcagccaacgctccagtggctccaaggtcggcagacagccagggaagacgcgcaacaggtcagggatggcatgcaagaccaccaccaccatcagctctaagcgaatcgtccgtcgtccatccctaccgagtttgaagaaacctattatcctccgaaggtctgggtgccaagtccccaccgtcctccgccgaggctatctccaactgttcaccgaagagtgtctcaagttctgcgcctccaagcaggaggccgtggagaaggcgctgaacgaggagaaggtggcctacgactgcagccccaacaagaacaggtacctgaacgtggtcctgaacaccctcaagagactgaagggcctgacccccagctccatgccgggcctcagcagggccgccctgtacagccgcctccaggagttcctgctcagccaggaccagctcaaggagaacggctaccccttcccgcaccccgagcggcccggaggcgccgtcctcttcactggccaggggaaggggcccggcgactcctcctgcagggtctgctgccgttgtggcaccgagtacctggtgtcctcctcgggccgctgtgtacgcgaccagttgtgttattatcactgggggcgggtccgctggagccaggtggctggaggccgggttagccagtacacctgctgtgcagctgctcctggctctgtgggctgccaggtggcaaagcagcacgtgcgggacggccgcaaggacagcctcgatggcttcgtggagaccttcaagaaagagttgtccagagacgcttatccaggaatctacgccttggactgtgagatgtgctacaccacgcatggcctagagctgacccgcgtcaccgtggtggacgccgacatgcgagtggtgtacgacaccttcgtcaagcccgacaacgagatcgtggactacaacaccaggttttccggagtcaccgaggccgacgtcgccaagacgagcatcaccttgccccaagtgcaagccatcctgctgagctttttcagcgcccaaaccatcctcatcgggcacagcctggagagcgatctgctggccctgaagctcatccacagcaccgtgctggacacggccgtgctcttcccgcactacctgggtttcccctacaagcgttccctcaggaatctcgcggccgactacctgggacagatcatccaggacagccaggacggccacaactccagcgaggacgcaaacgcctgcctgcagctggtgatgtggaaggtccgacagcgtgcccagatccagccacgccaccggtccgcctctcccgccgccctggcc